The window TCAGGGTGCCGCCGCCCTGTGCCGCAATCCTGTCGATAGCCTGCTGAAAAATGGCGGTATCCGGTGTGACGCCGTCGGCGGCGGGGGAGTATGACTGAATAGAGTGCTTCATGATGAGATCCAATTTTGCCGTCCATGAACGCATTGCAGCACGTTTTGGGGCGTTCGGCAGGATCTGACACGATGAAATCTGCGGAGCTTGGAGCGGGCTTCACAGCCTATGGCGTGTGGCGTAAGAGAATGTGAAAGGCATAACGAAGAGAAGGATGCGGTGCTTCATGCTGTGTGTGTTTCATCACGTTTTTACACCGTTTTCTCTCTTTTACCACGCACACGGGGTGGTTTTGTTGTTTTTGTGTTTCTTATTTGTGAAATGAATCTCTTTTTGGTGTGGTGTGCCGGTTAATGATGTGAGGCACCTCCCTGCTGCGTCAGATAGGGCTCACGCTGCGTGATTGAAACGTCCACTAACGCGATGCGGCCATCAACATTTCTTCCGTCAGCCCCGCAAATCACGCGTTTTTCCGCCGTGACGGCTGGCGCGATAAAAAAGGTTCTGCCTATCTTGTCAGGGTCGAGAAATGTAGTCATGTACCCTACCTGTTCTCATCCATACGCCACACCAGACACACCACAATAATAATGTCGTTGGGGGAAAAATGAGATTACCTGGACTGATTGTCATCGCCTTCTCTGCGCTCTGTTCGCTCGCGCAGGCTGCTGAACCCGTGGAATTACGCCTCTCCTGGTGGGGAGGAAATAGCCGTCATCAGGCGACGTTGACCGCACTGGAGGCGTTTCAGAAAAAATATCCGCATATCAGCGTGAAGCCGGAATATACCGGCTGGGACGGGCACTTATCCCGTCTGACGACACAGATTGCCAGCGCTGAAGAACCGGATGTGTTACAGGTCAACTGGAACTGGCTGCCGATTTTTTCCAAGACCGGTACCGGCTTTTATGACCTGAATAAGCTGAGTGATACGCTAAAATTGCAGGATTTCCCCGAAGATGCGCTGAAGCCCGCGACGATTGATGGCAAGGTGAATGCGATTTCCACCTCGCTGAATGCGCTGGTGATGTACTACAACACGGAAACCTGGAAGAAAGCCGGACTGCCGTATCCCACCACCTGGGATGAACTGTTCCATGCTGGCAAGGTATTTAAAGAAAAACTGGGCGATAACTATTTCCCCATTGCTTCTCCCGCGCAGGACAGCGGTGAAGGCGTGCTGGAATTGATCAACTATTACATGACGCAGAAATATCAGATCGGCATGATCGATGAGAAGAACAAACGCTTTAACTACAGTGAGGCGCAATGGATCGAGGCGTTCCGCTTCTATAAGCGTTTGATCGACGAACATGTGATGCCGTCCTCGAAGTATTACAACGCGTTTGGCAAAGTCGGCATGTATGAAACGCGTCCCTGGATTAACGGCGAATACGGCGGCGCGCATCTGTGGATTTCGGTCGTGAAGAAATACGCCGATCCGCTGGCGGCACCCGGCAAGCTTGAGTTAGGGCCATACATTATGACGCCGGGGTCGGAGAATTCCGGGCAGTTCTTCAAACCCTCTATGCTGTTTGCCATCAGTAAAAATACCAGGCACCCGAAAGAAGCGGCGCTGCTGCTGAATTTCCTGATGAACGACCCTGAGGGAGCGCTGCTGATGGGCACCGAGCGCGGTATTCCGCTCAGCCGCATCGCCAGACAAGCGCTGGAAGAAAAGCAGAAGCTGGATACGAACGATCTGTCGGTTGCCGGATTATCGCTGGCGCTGCAAAAGCCGATGCAAACACCCGTTTCTTCCTATCTTGAAGATCCGCAGCTTGCCAGCCTGATCCTGCAAACCATCGAACAGCTGGATTATGGCAAAAAGAGCGTCGAAGAGTCGGCGAAAAACTTCAGCAATTCAGGCGATCGCATTCTGAAACGGGTGATCCGCTAAGCGAATCACCGAATACCGTAGTCAGTGACTGACTACGGTATTTTATTGGCCGGTGCGTTACGCGAGTTCAGCCAACTGTTGTTGCAGGCTATCGGCTAACGCGCGTGGACGCCCGGCATCAAACATCACATGCATGCTCACCGGGTACTCCCGGTGCTGTAGGCAGAAATCTTCCATCTCATGCCCGATCCCGTACAGCGCCTGAATGTTGGTTTTGGCGATTTCTCGCAGCGTCCAGTTGTTCTCCACCTGTTTGCAGTAGTGCAGCGTAAAGAAGGCTTTTTGCGCGTGAACAAACGCTCGGCAATACAGCGTCAGGCCGCGCCATTCCTGCTGCCAGCGCTGGCGGAGCGCTTCCGGCATCGTGTGTTCACGAGAGAATTGCAGTGCGGCCTGCTGGCACTGTTCCGCCAACTGCCACGCGGCATCTTTCTCTTTCGCGATGTGATAGAGGTTTTGCGACGCCAGATCCGCATGCTGCGGGTCGAACGTAATATCCTGACCGGAGCCCGGTAGCCAGTGGTTACGGTTGAGCTGACCATACAGGCTCCAGATCGCCTGACCAAAACTGGTCGGCAGCAGGCTGTGGCGGTGAAAAACGTGGTGGCGGGCGTACAGTGACAGGGAAATGGCCTGATGCGCCTGATCCAACAAGGTCTGCATCGTGTGCAGTACGCTATCGTCCGGTTGCCACTGATAGCGCGCCATTAACCACTGCGCGAACAGCGTACTTTCGTTTGTCGATGCGGTCTGGTTCATGAGTAAGCGGGAACTGGCGAACAGCGTAAATTCGCTGAGCGTACCGATTACACTGTGATTATCCACGCCTTCCCAACTGATGCGACACAGCGCGCTGACAATCGCGGGATTTTTCTCCCGGCACCACAGCAGTCGCCCCTGCACTTCGGTGTAGCGCAGGAAGGGAAGGTTGCCCCAGCCAACTTCTTCGCCCGCCAGATCCAGTTCAACCCAGACTTCACGCCCGCTGACGTCCAGCAGCGCAGGGTTATTGGGGAACTCAGGCCAGAAGCGTTCTGGCGTGACTTTGATGGCGACAGAAACGGATTCCGGCAGCGTGCGAATAGCGTTCAGCACATTACCGATGTCCTGATGGCTGGCGGGAAAAGCGCGCAATACCAGATGACGCTGGTGGTAGTGCATCACGCGGGCGACGGCGGAAAATAAGCGGTGGTAGATCTGCTCGCTGTCAGCGTTCGTCGGCCAGTGTGTCGTGACGGGAACGACGCCGTTGATCTCATCGCCGGAGGGGGCTGAAAAGCGTAGCAGGCTGTCGCTGTTGGAGATCGCCAGCAGCAGGCCGCTCAGGCGCGGGATCTGCTGCATCAGCAGTTCGACTTTGGCGGCAAGGTAGTCGCACCAAAAATCGGTATCCATGCGGAGGCTATGTTTGTCGTCCAGTAATTCCGGGTGGTGGAGCAATAAATCTGTGGGGAACGACAGCTCTTTGCATTGCAGATACAGCGCCAGCCCCTGTTCACGGCAGTGTGCCGCGACCTGATTCAGGTAAATACAGCGGGAACGTTGTTGGCTGCTGATGCGATCGTCAAAACGTGCGTTATTGTAGGCTTCCGGTGTAACCAGTTTATCCAGCAAATCCGCAGCGCCCAGCACCAGCGTATTGAAGCCCTGTTCTCGGGCGTAATCGGTGACCGAGAGGACCTGTTGCCAGTGCCAAATATCCTGCGTATTGAGTTCCAGCGCGCGTCGTTGCCACATCATTTTTCTCCCGTTGCCACAGGCGTGAGTATCGCATTGATACGCCATTGTAAAAGGATAAATTCCTGTGGCGAACGCCAGAAATGTGAGCCTGTTCGCTAATGTCGATCGTCTAAGAGGTTGTTGGCGGGGCAGCAGAGGCTGAAGATATCAGCTAAAAGCCCTCCAGCAGCCTTAATTGGCTGAATGTGAGTGGCCGATAGAAGATATATCCTTGAATCCCAATGGGGTGGTATTTATTTAACCGGTTCAAATCCGTCGCTTTCTCAACGCCTTCACAGATAATATTTACCCCAAGAGGGATAAGTTTGTTCAATAAGACCTTTAGTTTTTGTGATTTTGTCTCTTCTTTACCGATGCCATCAATAATAGAACGATCGATTTTTATGGTATCGAAGTCAAACAAGCTCAGGCTGTCTATTTGTAGATTTCCTGCGCCGAAGTCATCTAACGAAAGCATAAAGCCATATTTTTTGGCCTGATTTAAAAAAGGTATCCCGTCTATTAACTGCTGTCGCGTCGTTTTTTCACTGATCTCTATTTCTATATTCTGTGGGTTAACCTCATGCGTAATACATTTTTGGTATAACCTTTCCAGATAGGCGGAATTATTAAAAAGTAAATGTGAAAGATTGAAAGATATTGTCATGCTGCTTTTGTTTTTTATTACCTGACAGACAACATCAAACATAAAGTCTGTTACTTTATCGATTGCCTTAGATTTCTCTATTCTATCTATGGTTTGTTGCGTTGATATCAGTGTGCCTTCCGAATTATAAAACCTGGCGAGGGCTTCATAGCGGAATATTTTATTGTGAGGGAGATGGATGATAGGCTGGAACTCTGCTGTCAGCCTAAGAATTTTTCCATCAATATTCAATGTTGTTGTATTCATTTTACTGATTACTCACCCTCTCCATAGAAATAGGAATTCCACAGCCTTGCTCGTCTGGATTCTACACAGCAATTTGGAATAGATGGAAATTGTTTAAAATGATCAATAATTCTTGTTTGATAGTTATTGACTATTGAATAAAAAATAATGATCGTTTAAATCTATGTTGTCATTGGTGTTTAATTCTAATTTTGTTAATTTATCTGGGTTTTTAAATTGATTGTTTTTGTTTAATTGGTGGTTAAGTTTTTTTTGTTTGAATTTAAATCAATATGACGGTGGCGTGTGACCGTT is drawn from Pectobacterium aroidearum and contains these coding sequences:
- a CDS encoding EAL domain-containing protein — translated: MNTTTLNIDGKILRLTAEFQPIIHLPHNKIFRYEALARFYNSEGTLISTQQTIDRIEKSKAIDKVTDFMFDVVCQVIKNKSSMTISFNLSHLLFNNSAYLERLYQKCITHEVNPQNIEIEISEKTTRQQLIDGIPFLNQAKKYGFMLSLDDFGAGNLQIDSLSLFDFDTIKIDRSIIDGIGKEETKSQKLKVLLNKLIPLGVNIICEGVEKATDLNRLNKYHPIGIQGYIFYRPLTFSQLRLLEGF
- a CDS encoding ABC transporter substrate-binding protein; this encodes MRLPGLIVIAFSALCSLAQAAEPVELRLSWWGGNSRHQATLTALEAFQKKYPHISVKPEYTGWDGHLSRLTTQIASAEEPDVLQVNWNWLPIFSKTGTGFYDLNKLSDTLKLQDFPEDALKPATIDGKVNAISTSLNALVMYYNTETWKKAGLPYPTTWDELFHAGKVFKEKLGDNYFPIASPAQDSGEGVLELINYYMTQKYQIGMIDEKNKRFNYSEAQWIEAFRFYKRLIDEHVMPSSKYYNAFGKVGMYETRPWINGEYGGAHLWISVVKKYADPLAAPGKLELGPYIMTPGSENSGQFFKPSMLFAISKNTRHPKEAALLLNFLMNDPEGALLMGTERGIPLSRIARQALEEKQKLDTNDLSVAGLSLALQKPMQTPVSSYLEDPQLASLILQTIEQLDYGKKSVEESAKNFSNSGDRILKRVIR